A segment of the Superficieibacter sp. HKU1 genome:
CACTGGGGTACGGTAAACGGCGCATCGGTGGTGCAGTGCTTTCAGCCGGGATTTACGTCGAAGACCAGCAATAAAATATCTCCACAGTTCAGACCGCCGCCCGGCGGTTTTTTTATGGGTGTAATATGGCAAACCAGATTAAAGGACGCAAAGGCGGCGGCTCTAAACAACGCACGCCCGTAGAACAGCCGGACGACCTGCAGTCGATCGCAAAAGCAAAAATTCTGCTCGCGCTTGGCGAAGGTGAATTTGAAGGTGGGCTGGACGGGAAGAGTATTTTTCTTGATGGCACGCCGCTGATAAACAGTGACGGGTCAGAAAACTTTTCCGGTGTCAGATGGGAATTCCGTCCCGGCACCCAGGCGCAAACCTATATTCAGGGGATGCCGGGTACTGTAAACGAAATTAATGTTGGCTCTGAAATCTCAAGCGATACTGCGTGGACTCATACTTTTAATAATACGCAGTTATCCGCTGTGCGCCTTCGCCTTAAATGGCCGTCTATTTTCAGGCAGCAAAATAACGGCGATTTAGTTGGCAATGTTATTAACTACGCTGTCGATTTGCAGACTGACGGCGGCACATGGCAGACCGTACTTAATACGTCTGTCTCCGGTAAAACCACCTCAGGTTATGAGCGTAGCCATCGGATTGATTTACCGCGTGCCAGCCGGGGCTGGACCGTGCGCATCCGTAAAATCACAGCGGATGCACACAGTGCAAAAATCGGCGACACAATGACGCTGCAGAGCTATACAGAAGTTATTGATGCAAAGCTCCGCTACCCCAATACAGCACTGCTGTATATCGAATTCGATTCCAGTCAGTTTAACGGCAATATTCCGCAGGTTTCCTGTGAACCGAAAATGCGCGTTATGCGTGTGCCGGATAACTATGATCCGTTGACCCGCAATTACAGTGGTACGTGGACCGGTGGTTTTAAGTGGGCCTGGACGGATAATCCGGCGTGGATATTTTACGATCTGGTCGTGACCGAGCGCTTTGGGCTGGGTAATCGTCTGACCGCAGAGAATATCGATAAGTGGGTTCTCTATCAGGTCGCGCAATACTGCGATCAGCTTGTTCCTGATGGTAAGGGCGGCGACGGTACCGAGCCTCGCTATAAATGTGACGTCTATATACAGGATCGAAACGATGCTTATACCGTTATTCGTGATTTCGCTGCAATTTTTCGGGGTATGACGTACTGGGGCGGGGATAAGATCGTTGCGCTGGCGGATATGCCACGCGATATCGATTTCAGCTATACCCGCGCCAATGTCATTGATGGCCTGTTTACATACAGCAGCAGCACAGCTAAAACCCGTTACACGAACGCGCTGGTTTCGTATTCAGATCCTCAGAATGGCTACAGTGATGCAATGGAGCCTGTATTTGAGCAGGCTCTGGTTGCTCGCTATGGTTTCAACCAGCTTGAAATGACCGCGATCGGCTGTACCCGCCAGTCAGAAGCCAACCGAAAAGGGCGCTGGGGCATTATGACCAACAATAAGGATCGCGTTGTAACGTTCTCTGTCGGGCTGGATGGCAATATCCCGCAGCCTGGCTACATTATCGCGGTCGCTGATGAAATGCTGTCCGGTAAAGTGACGGGTGGACGCATCAGCGCTGTGAATGGCCGTGTGATCACCCTTGATCGCAAGGCTGATGCTAAGGCCGGCGATCGCTTAATCCTGAACCTGCCTTCCGGCGCATCTCAGACGCGTACAATTCAGGACATCAGCGGGCGAATTGTCACCGTCACAACGGCTTTCAGCGAAATTCCCCAGGCGGAATGCGTATGGGTGGTCGAGTCCGACGAACTGTACGCGCAACAGTATCGTGTGGTCAGCGTTTCCGATAACAATGACGGCACTTTTACCATTGCTGCCGCGTCGCACGATCCGGACAAATACGCGCGCATTGATACCGGGGCGATCATCGATCCGCGCCCGATAAGTGTTATACCGCCCGGTAACCAGGCGGCACCAGAAAACATCCTGATCGACAGTTATTCCGTAGTGAATCAGGGTGTGAGCGTTGAAACCATGCGAGCCACCTGGGAGCCTGCTGCTAACGCTATCGCCTATGAAGCGCAGTGGCGGCGTAACGAAGGTAACTGGGTTAATGTCCCGCGCAGCGCCACCACCAGTTTTGAAGTGCCTGCCATTTATGCCGGGCGCTACCTGGTGCGTGTTCGTGCCATTAATGCCGCTGAAATATCGAGTGGCTGGGGCTATTCTCCTGAGCAAACGCTGACTGGCAAAGTAGGGAGTCCTTCAGCGCCGGTCGGTCTTTCAACGCAGGGAATTATTTTCGGCGTCGTGCTGAACTGGAATTTTCCGGCCGGTACCGAAGATACACTCAAAACCGAGATCCAGTACAGCGCGGCGGCCAGCGGCGAAAATCCGTTGTTGCTGGCCGATGTGCCGTACCCGCAAAAGACTTACCAGCAGCTCGGCCTTAAATTCGGGGTGACGTTCTGGTACCGCGCGCGGCTGGTGGACAAAACCGGCAACCAGAGCGACTGGACCGGCTGGGTCAGCGGGATGCCGGCCGATAACGTCGCTGACTACATCGACAACATGGACGAGGCGATCCGCGACACCGACACGTACAAAGAGCTGGATAAGTCGATTCAGGACAACCAGACCGCGATCGCGAAAGAAGTTACTGACCGTGCCGCCGCCCTCACCAAAGAAGCCAGCGATCGCGCTGCTGCTATTTCAAAGGAAACTACGGCCCGCACGCAGGCACTGACTAAAGAAGCCTCTGATCGCACCGCGGCAATCGCGGATGAGGCAACCACCCGCGCGCAGCAGGATCAGAAGGTCGCGGCTGACGCAGCGAATGGATTGCTTAACGAGCAACTGACGCGCGAAGCGGCAATTTCTGAAACCAACCTGATTATTCAGAACAAAACGGACTCGCTGGCGCAGTCTATTGCCCAAGTGGCGGCTGGCAGCGGCACGCAGTTCGATTCCCTGAAAATCTGGCATTTCAACTCTGCGAGCGTGGAGGGGTGGACAGGCAACGGCGCGCCGGCGGTAGTCGATAACTGCCTGCGTCCGGCGAACCACGCAACCGATCCGTACGTGATTTCTCCTGCAGGGCTGAACATTGATGCGGCGTCGTATAAATTCGTGAAGCTGCGGATTATCCGGACCGGGAAACCGGTCTGGGCAGGCCAGTTACGCTGGGCCGGTATCGCCGGGCAGTTTGCCGACGCCAGGATGATGACGCTGCCGGAACCAGCATTTGACGCTGGCGGCGTGGCGACTATCGATTTCAGCGATATCAAATGGAATGCGCTGGCGAACGTGGTGCAGTTCCGGCTGGACCTGAGTAACGCCCAGACGGCCAGTGACTATTTTCTGATTGACTGGATAGCTGTGGGCCGCCCGGCACCGGGTGCCAGCACCGCGGCGCTTCAGGATGAAGCGACAGCGCGTATCGCGGCAGACTCAGCAGAAGCCACGGCACGCAGCACCCTGGCGGCGCAGTTGCGCGGCGGTACCGACGGCACGGATCCGTCGAAACTGACCAGCGGCTTAATTTTTAATGAGCGACAGGTCCGCATCTCTTCGGAGAAGGCCATCGCCGAAGATGTTGTCGCGCTGGAGGCCGATTTCAACGACAACAAGACCGTAGTCCAGCAGTCGCTGAAAACGCTAACGGATGCCCAGACCAGCCAGGGCAAGACGATCACAAACATCAGCGCATCGCTGAAATATGCAAACATTGATGCGGACAACATGCTGACCAACGGATCGTTTGAGTCTGATTTTGATTTCTGGGACAAACGCGATTATCCGCAGGCTCAGAGCATCATTAACGGCGGAGCGTACAGCGGCGATAAATTGCTTCGCTTTGCTGCTAATGCGAATATTTCACAGCTAACCCAGAAAAATATTCTGCTGCTGAAAGGGAGGACTTACCGCCTGTCAGCCGTCTTTAAGTTCTCCTCTGATGCCACCGGAGGTGCAGACAACACAAAGATATCCTTAAGGGACAATAACAACGACAACCTGTTGCGAGCCGTGGCATTCCTTGACTCATCAGGTAAAGGGCCGGTTGTATGGACAGAAAAAAGCCTGGAATATACGGTCAGCGGTGCTGATATAACAGTATGCGTTGCGGTGTCATCCTATCTTTCAGCAGGCACCATGGATGTCGATTTTGTGCGGATAATGGATATCACCGACGCCAAAGCCATCGAAACGAAAGCCGACGCTGGCGCTGTATCCACGCTGGACGGCAAAGTGAAAGCCATCGGCGATACCGTGGACGCGCAGGGTACCGCCCTGACGCAGGTGAAAGCCAGTATCGGGCGCCGTACTGTTTTCCGGGCGGTTTCGGTCGGCAGTGGCGGCACCGGTGGCATCAGCGCCGCGGGTATTTTCCGTGAAGACGGGACGAAAGTAGCCACACCGGCGCGGTCGTACATGCTGTCAGTCTTCAGGACCAATGCGGACGGCTCCACGTCGTTCACCTCTACTAATTTCGATGTTTATTCTGGGTCTGTTGCTGCTCAGGCATTCAAGGATGCAGTAGCGGCACTGGCTAACGGGACGTATGTTGCAGTTACGACATGGGACGAGCCAAACAGCAACAAGGCCCTAATCTATGACGCGATTGAAAGTCTTGGCGGCAGTCGTGAAGCCATGGCGCAGATGGTATCGCGCAGTGCGTACATCCTGCTGGGCTGCAAGGGGATCGGCAAAGGAAGCGGTCAGGAGTTGGTCAGCCCGGTTGGCGGCTCAGCCGACGCGCGCGTATTTGCTGCAATTGAGTTCATCAACGGGACGATGGTTGGTCTGGGCGCTGGCGCATCGGCGATTGCCAATGCTAACGCATCAGCCACGAGCGTGCTTGACGCTAAGGTGACGCAGAACGGGAAGGATATCAGTGCGCAGGCCGATGCGATTACCCAGCTGAAAACGGATGTGGGCGGTAAGGCGAGCCAGCAGGCACTGAGCGTGCTCAGCCAGCGTGTCACTAATACCGAGGGTGACATTGAAAGCCAGCAGAATGCAATTACCGGGCTGAATAACAGCCTCAAAAATAAAGCTGACGCCAGTGCAGTTTCGGAGTTGACGACTACGGTCAAAGGACAGGGCGAGCGGATTGACACCATCGACCTGAAAACAACCCGCATCGACCTGACCGCGCTGGATCAGAACATGTATTACCCGGTAACGATGCAGATCCCGTCAAACGGAATATCTAAGGGGCCGACACGCATCCGCGTGGCCCGCCCACTGGATAAGTCATACGGTATCAAACAGGCTGACGGCACGTATAAAAACCCTGACTGGGCTTTACATGCCAATGGGTTCAATGCGTCGATGGAATGGTCGGTGATCGGTAGCGGCTGGGGCGCTAACGATATTGAACGGAATATTTATGAGTATCAGTACCGTCCTAACTGGATCACTGGCGGCGTTGCGCCTGTGGTGAACGTCGGTCAGATGCTTAACTCTTCAACCGAGTATATCTACCTTCGCGGCGGTTCTCAGTACGACGTGTCAACGCCGTTTAATGTGACACCGGTCCTGCGAACCGGGGCTTACACTCTGTCCAGCCAGACCGTCAACCTGATCTCGGTTGGCGGAGTGTCGGTTGTTGTACCCAGCACTATCCGCCAGGACACGGTATCAAACGCCACGGCGACGACAGCGCTTAAGTCAGAGCTGAAGGAATTCAGTACAAATACGGCAACCGCTATCACGCAGTTAAAAACCACCGCTAAGGAGCAGGGCGACACGCTGACGTCTCAGGCTGAAAGTATAGAAGGGCTGAATACCAGCCTGGGTGAAAAGGCTGAAGCGAAGGCGCTTAATGACACTATTGCGAAGGTAACGCAGCAGGGCAAGGATATTACCGCCACGACCAAATCTGTCAGTGACCTGAAAACGCGTGTGGAGGGCGCGGAATCGGGTCTGGCTCAGACATTCGAATCCATCGCCCAGGCAGGTTTCGCGCAGTTCCGCGGCTTCTACGAGCAGCGTGCCGAAATTGTCAGTAATGACACGAAAATCAGCGCGTCCATTAACGAAGTGAACGTCACCATTGCAAACGAGACCGGCGCGCTGGCGCAGCAGATGAACACTCTGCAGGCGAGCGTCGGGGAGAATGCCGCCGCTATTCAGGTGACATCCTCTGCGCTGGCCGATGTGTCCGGCAAACTGTCGGCGCAGTGGGGCGTTAAAGTGCAGGTAGATGCACAGGGGCGCTCATACGTTGCCGGTATGCAGCTGGGTATTGACGGCAATGGGTCATCTCAGTTTTTGATTGATGCTGACACGTTCGGAATTTATAACCCGAATGCTGCCGGTGGTCGGGTGCTGGCGTTCGCGGTGAGTGGTGCGACCGCTTATCTTCGGGCGGCGATGATTCAGGATTTAAGCATCGATTTCGGCAAAATCAGTGACACGCTGTGCTCCACAAACTTTGTTCCGGGACAGCAGGGGTGGAACCTGCCAAAGAACGGCAATGCTGAACTGAACAATGTCACCATTCGCGGTACGGTTTATGCGAATGCCGGGGAAATGAATAATATCCTCATCAAAGAGACCTGCACCGTTCAGGGCCGCATTGAAGCCAACGACGGCTGGTTTAAGGGAACCGTTTATGCGGAGAAGCTGGAAGGGGATGTCGTTAAGTCGTTCACTATAGGCATAAACGGCACCGCTAAAATCGAAGCCGCGCCCTATCCGCGCCGGATCGTTGCGATAAGCGCACCCATGATGGCGGCCACCGCCACCAGGATTGAAAACAGTACGGTTACTTACCTGTATGGTCAGGCGCATATGACCCTGCAACTTTTTGCGGGTGACGGAGGGACCGCCAATATTTTTGATAAACATATCGCCGCCAGCAACTCAAACCAGACCGTTTTTGACGTTGCAGAAGGAACCTGGCTACTCAATCCAGGTGTCTACTACGAGGTAACTTATCGCGCCAGCGGTGGCGTGGGGCCGTCTGGCTTCCCTCAGAATTACACCTTTCTGGTAGTGAAAAACTGATAAATATTTCAGCTAAATAAAACCATTCAACGGGAGGCTTTTGCCTCCCTTTTTTTGAGGAATAAAAATGGCAACTATTTCCGATGAACTGGCAGCAGGGCTGACAAAAATTCTTCAGCTTGCCCAGCTCGACATTCAGAATCAGGACAAAATGTTTAATGGCAGCGGCGACGTGACATTGACCCGCGCTGACGGTTCCACGTTTTTGGCGGCAACGTGGGCCAAAATGATGGCCGCAACTGTCGGGACCATTAAGCAAAATGGTAATCTTGGGACCCGGCTGCTTAACGAAGTTGACGGCAGGAACGAAGGGTTCTGGATTCAGCCTGCTTCAGCCAATGCGACCGCGGCGCGAAATTACCCTGAATACGTCGCAGGTAACCTTCTGGTTATGCAGAACGCTGCAAACGGCCTCGCTGGATGCACTCAGCTATATTTCCCCTTTAACAACCAAAATGTATGGGTCAGGACTGGCAACGCAAACGCCAGCGGGATCGCATCATGGACCGCCTGGCAAAAACTGGCTTATACAAATGACCCGGAGTTTACCGGAAAAGTTGTAATGCCCAGCGCGGTGCATCTAAGAAAAGATAAGGTGATCCTGAAAGCCGGTGATGATAATACTTTTATTCTCACCGTTGGCGGTAATGTTGATGTGTGTTCGTGGGGCGGCAATGGTCTGTTCCTGCCTCAAACTTTAGACTGCGTCCGTGGTTTCAAATCGCATATGGGAATTGGTAGTGCTTCAGGGGCTAACAATTACTGCTTTGGCTGGGATGGGTCGCGTATGGTCCTCTACGTTGACAATACGGCTGTAGGGTCTCTGAACACCACGTCAACGTCAGATCGAGGGCTAAAGAAAGACATTGAGTATACACCGCTGGATGACAGACTGGTGGCGCTGGAGGAGGTGATGCGCTGGGCTACGGCGACATTTAAAATGAGGGCCAGAGGTGACGTTATCCCAGAGTCGCCTGAAATGCTGGGCTTTATCGCCAACGATCTGAAAGCCGTCAGCCCGGAGTGTGTTTCGGGTCAGGGGCTGGAGGAGGGCGACGAACCGGACCCGTTAAAAGCCTACACCCTTGAACCGATCGCAATGATGGCAAAAATGACGTTAGCGATGCAGGCAATGGAGGACCAGATAACTGACCTGCAAAATACGGTTAACGATTTGAAAGCTCAGATAGTTTCTCAGTAACCACCCAAGCTTCTGAATGTAGTTTCATTACTGATTGATTGTGGCGCTGCTGAAGCTTTCTACTTTTGGCAATAAAAACCCGGCGCAGTGGCCGGGCTTCTTCTAAAGAAGGCTAGCTAAATATCTAAGCTGCCTCTGATACCTTGTAACAGATTGGTTGACCTGAAGTCTTTTTCCTTCGCTGACAGTATGGAATCTACCAACTTTGAGTTGTGAAATTGGTATACTTTCAGCGCCACTTATCTGCCCGCTGGATACAAAGTCATCGGTAACTACGAAAGCTTTACTTACATCATCATCAGCAAAAAGATTTTTATATTTTTCTGCAATTTTTACAGCTCTCTCTATATACATTTGAGAAGCCTTGCCCGGGGTGGATGAAAGTCGACTTTTCGAGCCAGCCATTGTCATAACAATTGCTGCCACTTTTGGAGAGGCTAAACCACCCGCGCGCTCGTTCCACATCTGGAAGTCTTTGTCACGTCTCGACAGCATATCCATTGTTAGGCTTAATGACTCAATTGAATGCTCATCAACCCTTACAGGAATTATTAACGCTTCAGCGGCGCACCAGGCTAAGTGAGTCCCACCCGCATAAAAAGGACTGGTATCCATCAATAGAACATCACATTTTTTATCCCTTGCTTCTTCATTCATTATTGAGTGAAGTGAGGTTAAAAGGGTAGCCACTGCTTTGGGTTCACCGCGAGAAAGAGCTACCTGTAGCTGCTGATACATACTTGAAGGGAAAGCAAATAGCTCTGGATCACCGGGAATTGCATAGCATGCTTTTCCGCCCTTAAAATCATCTATGTAAGAACTCACTCTATAAGAAATATCTTCGGGTTTTTCGCCGAAGGCTGGGCCCAACATTTTCGGCGTTAACGCATGAGAAATTGTAACTTTCGGTTCGGCCCCCTTCAGTAACGTTTCAGTGAGGTTGCATTGAGGACAAAGATCGGCAACTAATACTGATGTATGTCTAGAAATCTCATATGCCAGATTAAAAGACATGGTTGATTTCCCAACACCTCCTCGCAGGTTGGAAACCGCATAACTTTTAAATCTCGGTCCGCCAGTAGAGATATAACCTTCTTCGACAACCTGCGCATAACGCTTTAAAACATCTTCAACTAATGAAGCCATGATTTACCTCCTGAAGTGAACAGCAATATTTAACCACCACAAGGCAGCAGGAGCAAGAAAAAAGTGCAGGTTTAATAAATTATTGCAGGTTTCTGATAATTTTGCAGGTTTTATGATTTCATGCAGGTTCTAAGATACCTTGCAGTTATAAAATCGCTTCCCTATGGCCTCTGATTATCTCTTGGCTAAACAAACCAACGCTACATCTCTACATGAATCGCTTACAGGCAATGACTTCCTTAATCAAAAGGTTAGCTTTGATGTGAAAAGTTCATCATTCATAGCTATCGCTATATTGATCTTCGTCCCTTTTAAAAATACTGTATGTATACACAGCAATGAAAGAGGATAACAATAATGCCTCGCATATATGAGATTGACAGCGCATTCAGAGCTGCCGTTATGAAAAACCCAAAAGGATTTTTATGGTTGCGCTCTGACGATTTTATCCGCGAATTGCGGGTGAGAAACTGGCATTTTACGCAAGCGGAAGCAAACAGATGGATAGAACGTTACCAGCCTGATTTCGTTGATAAGACGCCTGACTTTAGCGAAAACAGGTTCTGGATCCTGCGTAACATGGGGAGGGTTCATTAATGGGATTTCCTTCACCGGCTCAGGATTATACCGAGCGCCGCTTAACACCAGAGACGATTTGCCAGATCGACAATAACAGCCTGGTTATTGAGACATCATCTGGTTATGCCGTCATCAACGGTGCGTTACGTTGCCAGCAGCGCAGTACGGTGATGATCCAGTTCCATGGGCATTCAAAGTTCGCAAAGCTGCTGGGCCAGGCATTCATTACCGATGATGGAGATGCGATCGAAGGAGAGGCGCTGGACGATGTTAATGTCGTCGGCGTGGTGACGTTCTTCATCAACCGAACCAGAGAGGATGATTGCCCGGTGATGTAAGGTTTTTAGCATCTACGCTGGCAGAAATGGCGATGCGAATAATCGCAAATCAGACAACTCTTTGCGTTAACAAAAAACCCGGCATTTGCCGGGTTTCTAGTCATTAAGCAGCTTTCTTAACAGGTTTTTTCTTTGCTGCACGTTCGTTGAGGTCATCTATAAGACCACGAAGCCTGTATGAGTTTAAAAGAAGTTTCTGCAATGATTTGTTCATAGTCATAATTGCTCCTGCTCGGGTTACTACCAAGTATTGGGTTGAATTCCGTGATTAACAACCTGTTCATGCGCCTCTAAAGATTTCTTCAAATCTTTCTGCTGAACAGCCATTAAAAGACTTTCTGCATACATAATGCCTTGTCGGATATTCATCAATCCCACGCTTGCCCCTGCGGCATCAAGGTCGTGTTTCTCAGTTACCAAGCGCTCAATTTCATGGTTAAGCTCATCGGCACCTGACTTCATTTTAGCCAAAGTATCCTGAAGTTCTTTAAAACTAGGATTTGTCAGCTCGTAAAGACCCTCCATGCCATGCACTGAAAAGAGAGATCCTAACGACTCCAAAGCATAGACAATTGACTCAATAGCCTTATCATATGCGTCCTTTTCTTCTTGTAACATTGTAGATCCTGGCTAAGTATGCAGAACAAAAATTGGTCAATCATCATACACTCATGATGGGGACAATCAAGATCAATTTCAACCTTCTTTAATTTGCAGCAACAAAAAACGCTTACTGTGCCGACAATGAAACATGCATTAACTGGTAATAATTTATACACCCAAAACGAGTGAACATAGGACATACTTTACGATGAATTTATGCGTTCACGACAATAAGAATAGTTAATCGTCTTATCATCTTCTTTAAAATAAAAGTAACTTTACAAGCTATTCAAACAGTTATATCAAACTGAAATCGCAATCTTCAATGAGGTTGTACTATCAACCTTTAAAAGCGCAATGTACAATCAACTCCATAAATTTTAGTTTGTACATAATGATGTACATAATGGAAAAGAAAAATATGTCGATGTCCCTCTATCTCTCTGAGGTAGCCAAGCGAAGAACCTTTGCCATTATCTCTCACCCGGATGCCGGTAAAACGACCATCACTGAAAAAGTGTTGCTGTTCGGACAGGCGATCCAGACCGCCGGTACGGTAAAAGGCCGTGGCTCCAGCCAGCATGCCAAATCCGACTGGATGGAAATGGAAAAGCAGCGTGGGATCTCAATCACCACCTCGGTGATGCAGTTTCCGTATCACGACAGCCTCGTCAACCTGCTGGATACCCCCGGGCACGAAGACTTCTCGGAAGATACCTACCGTACGCTGACGGCGGTCGACTGCTGCCTGATGGTCATCGATGCTGCAAAAGGGGTAGAAGACCGGACCCGTAAGCTGATGGAAGTCACCCGTCTGCGCGATACGCCGATCATTACCTTTATGAACAAGCTGGACCGCGACATCCGCGATCCGATGGAACTGCTGGATGAAGTCGAGAACGAGCTGAAGATTGGCTGTGCGCCGATCACCTGGCCTATCGGCTGCGGCAAACTGTTCAAAGGCGTTTACCACCTTTATAAAGACGAAACGTATCTTTACCAGACCGGTAAAGGCCATACCATCCAGGAAGTCCGTATTGTTAAGGGGCTGAACAACCTGGATCTGGACGCGGCGGTCGGCGACGATCTGGCGCAGCAGCTTCGCGACGAGCTGGAGCTGGTCCAGGGCGCGTCGAACGAGTTCGATAAAGATCTTTTCCTGGCGGGCGAAATTACCCCGGTCTTTTTCGGCACCGCGCTGGGTAACTTTGGCGTCGATCATATGCTGGATGGTCTGGTGGAATGGGCACCCGCGCCGATGCCGCGTAAAACAGATACGCGTACCGTAGAGGCGGCCGATGAGAAATTCACCGGCTTCGTCTTTAAGATCCAGGCCAACATGGACCCGAAACACCGTGACCGCGTGGCTTTTATGCGCGTCGTTTCCGGTAAATATGAAAAGGGTATGAAACTGCGTCAGGTTCGTATCGGTAAAGACGTGGTGATTTCCGATGCGCTGACCTTTATGGCTGGCGACCGCTCACACGTTGAAGAAGCGTATCCTGGCGATATCATCGGCCTGCATAACCACGGCACCATTCAG
Coding sequences within it:
- a CDS encoding ParA family protein, with the translated sequence MASLVEDVLKRYAQVVEEGYISTGGPRFKSYAVSNLRGGVGKSTMSFNLAYEISRHTSVLVADLCPQCNLTETLLKGAEPKVTISHALTPKMLGPAFGEKPEDISYRVSSYIDDFKGGKACYAIPGDPELFAFPSSMYQQLQVALSRGEPKAVATLLTSLHSIMNEEARDKKCDVLLMDTSPFYAGGTHLAWCAAEALIIPVRVDEHSIESLSLTMDMLSRRDKDFQMWNERAGGLASPKVAAIVMTMAGSKSRLSSTPGKASQMYIERAVKIAEKYKNLFADDDVSKAFVVTDDFVSSGQISGAESIPISQLKVGRFHTVSEGKRLQVNQSVTRYQRQLRYLASLL
- a CDS encoding pyocin knob domain-containing S74 family peptidase yields the protein MATISDELAAGLTKILQLAQLDIQNQDKMFNGSGDVTLTRADGSTFLAATWAKMMAATVGTIKQNGNLGTRLLNEVDGRNEGFWIQPASANATAARNYPEYVAGNLLVMQNAANGLAGCTQLYFPFNNQNVWVRTGNANASGIASWTAWQKLAYTNDPEFTGKVVMPSAVHLRKDKVILKAGDDNTFILTVGGNVDVCSWGGNGLFLPQTLDCVRGFKSHMGIGSASGANNYCFGWDGSRMVLYVDNTAVGSLNTTSTSDRGLKKDIEYTPLDDRLVALEEVMRWATATFKMRARGDVIPESPEMLGFIANDLKAVSPECVSGQGLEEGDEPDPLKAYTLEPIAMMAKMTLAMQAMEDQITDLQNTVNDLKAQIVSQ
- a CDS encoding DUF1983 domain-containing protein codes for the protein MANQIKGRKGGGSKQRTPVEQPDDLQSIAKAKILLALGEGEFEGGLDGKSIFLDGTPLINSDGSENFSGVRWEFRPGTQAQTYIQGMPGTVNEINVGSEISSDTAWTHTFNNTQLSAVRLRLKWPSIFRQQNNGDLVGNVINYAVDLQTDGGTWQTVLNTSVSGKTTSGYERSHRIDLPRASRGWTVRIRKITADAHSAKIGDTMTLQSYTEVIDAKLRYPNTALLYIEFDSSQFNGNIPQVSCEPKMRVMRVPDNYDPLTRNYSGTWTGGFKWAWTDNPAWIFYDLVVTERFGLGNRLTAENIDKWVLYQVAQYCDQLVPDGKGGDGTEPRYKCDVYIQDRNDAYTVIRDFAAIFRGMTYWGGDKIVALADMPRDIDFSYTRANVIDGLFTYSSSTAKTRYTNALVSYSDPQNGYSDAMEPVFEQALVARYGFNQLEMTAIGCTRQSEANRKGRWGIMTNNKDRVVTFSVGLDGNIPQPGYIIAVADEMLSGKVTGGRISAVNGRVITLDRKADAKAGDRLILNLPSGASQTRTIQDISGRIVTVTTAFSEIPQAECVWVVESDELYAQQYRVVSVSDNNDGTFTIAAASHDPDKYARIDTGAIIDPRPISVIPPGNQAAPENILIDSYSVVNQGVSVETMRATWEPAANAIAYEAQWRRNEGNWVNVPRSATTSFEVPAIYAGRYLVRVRAINAAEISSGWGYSPEQTLTGKVGSPSAPVGLSTQGIIFGVVLNWNFPAGTEDTLKTEIQYSAAASGENPLLLADVPYPQKTYQQLGLKFGVTFWYRARLVDKTGNQSDWTGWVSGMPADNVADYIDNMDEAIRDTDTYKELDKSIQDNQTAIAKEVTDRAAALTKEASDRAAAISKETTARTQALTKEASDRTAAIADEATTRAQQDQKVAADAANGLLNEQLTREAAISETNLIIQNKTDSLAQSIAQVAAGSGTQFDSLKIWHFNSASVEGWTGNGAPAVVDNCLRPANHATDPYVISPAGLNIDAASYKFVKLRIIRTGKPVWAGQLRWAGIAGQFADARMMTLPEPAFDAGGVATIDFSDIKWNALANVVQFRLDLSNAQTASDYFLIDWIAVGRPAPGASTAALQDEATARIAADSAEATARSTLAAQLRGGTDGTDPSKLTSGLIFNERQVRISSEKAIAEDVVALEADFNDNKTVVQQSLKTLTDAQTSQGKTITNISASLKYANIDADNMLTNGSFESDFDFWDKRDYPQAQSIINGGAYSGDKLLRFAANANISQLTQKNILLLKGRTYRLSAVFKFSSDATGGADNTKISLRDNNNDNLLRAVAFLDSSGKGPVVWTEKSLEYTVSGADITVCVAVSSYLSAGTMDVDFVRIMDITDAKAIETKADAGAVSTLDGKVKAIGDTVDAQGTALTQVKASIGRRTVFRAVSVGSGGTGGISAAGIFREDGTKVATPARSYMLSVFRTNADGSTSFTSTNFDVYSGSVAAQAFKDAVAALANGTYVAVTTWDEPNSNKALIYDAIESLGGSREAMAQMVSRSAYILLGCKGIGKGSGQELVSPVGGSADARVFAAIEFINGTMVGLGAGASAIANANASATSVLDAKVTQNGKDISAQADAITQLKTDVGGKASQQALSVLSQRVTNTEGDIESQQNAITGLNNSLKNKADASAVSELTTTVKGQGERIDTIDLKTTRIDLTALDQNMYYPVTMQIPSNGISKGPTRIRVARPLDKSYGIKQADGTYKNPDWALHANGFNASMEWSVIGSGWGANDIERNIYEYQYRPNWITGGVAPVVNVGQMLNSSTEYIYLRGGSQYDVSTPFNVTPVLRTGAYTLSSQTVNLISVGGVSVVVPSTIRQDTVSNATATTALKSELKEFSTNTATAITQLKTTAKEQGDTLTSQAESIEGLNTSLGEKAEAKALNDTIAKVTQQGKDITATTKSVSDLKTRVEGAESGLAQTFESIAQAGFAQFRGFYEQRAEIVSNDTKISASINEVNVTIANETGALAQQMNTLQASVGENAAAIQVTSSALADVSGKLSAQWGVKVQVDAQGRSYVAGMQLGIDGNGSSQFLIDADTFGIYNPNAAGGRVLAFAVSGATAYLRAAMIQDLSIDFGKISDTLCSTNFVPGQQGWNLPKNGNAELNNVTIRGTVYANAGEMNNILIKETCTVQGRIEANDGWFKGTVYAEKLEGDVVKSFTIGINGTAKIEAAPYPRRIVAISAPMMAATATRIENSTVTYLYGQAHMTLQLFAGDGGTANIFDKHIAASNSNQTVFDVAEGTWLLNPGVYYEVTYRASGGVGPSGFPQNYTFLVVKN